From the Simplicispira suum genome, the window CGCATGCCGCTCAGCAGCAGGCTGGCCAGCAGATCGCCAGACGTTTCGCCCGCCACCATGGCGATGCGCGGTTGCTGCGCCATATCCTCAGCGAACAATGCCGCGCGACGACGCATCGAGCAGATTGAGCATCAACGCCACGTCCTGCTGCGCCTCCTCGGTCGGCAATGCTGCAATGGCCGCGCGCGCTGCCGCCAGCGTCAGCCCCTGGCGATAGAGAAGGCGGTGCATCTGCTTGATGACCGCAACCCGCGCGCTGGAAAACCCCCGCCGCCGCAGGCCTTCGGCGTTCAGGCCGCGCACCGCCAGCGGGTTGCCGTCCACCATCATGAAGGGCGGAACGTCCTGCGAAATATGGCTGGCAAAACCCGCCATGACATAGGCGCCCACGCGTGTGAACTGATGGATGCCCGTCAGCCCGCCGATGATGGCGAAATCGTCGATCTGCACATGTCCCGCCAGCGTCGCATTGTTGGCCAGCAC encodes:
- the lpxA gene encoding acyl-ACP--UDP-N-acetylglucosamine O-acyltransferase, which produces MAAAHIHSTAVVDAAAQIDASVQIGPYAVIGPNVRIGAGTTVGAHCVIDGYTRIGQDNRIFQFASVGAPPQDKKYAGEATALVIGDRNTIREFCTINTGTAQDRGVTTVGDDNWIMAYVHIAHDCTVGHGTVLANNATLAGHVQIDDFAIIGGLTGIHQFTRVGAYVMAGFASHISQDVPPFMMVDGNPLAVRGLNAEGLRRRGFSSARVAVIKQMHRLLYRQGLTLAAARAAIAALPTEEAQQDVALMLNLLDASSRGIVR